In one window of Candidatus Binatia bacterium DNA:
- a CDS encoding right-handed parallel beta-helix repeat-containing protein — MSCSKWRCLLLIGLLLAGAGCGSDGEPAGPVGVPGGANACGERCVILSPGDDDLETIQRALIEARPGDTILLRAGRYNLTGQLSLDVDNVTIRGEGHDKTVLSFRNQAAGAEGFLVTANDFTIEDLALEDSPGDLLKILGGNNITIRRVRGEWTRGPNTNNGAYGFYPIECTNVLIEDSVVRGASDAGIYVGQCHNIIVRRNYVYENVAGIEIENSTDADVYQNTATRNTGGILVFNLPGLPFIDGRRTRVFDNDIVENNTANFAAPGTTVSAVPKGTGLMILANDEVQVFGNRFRGNGTSQVLIISYNTAQIIGNLRGNDPRYDKYSETLFIYDNTYEDGGADPDPDTGALIGPITGVPLPDILIDGFEDPRKYVDGKLPDALRICVQDPQARLFNVDLPRFGGRASSDRAPYDCRFPLLPKVVILGVGEEAPQPLPFPSPPPATPTPVAGNVETRCAVGPGNGVNFDVQDEPCEFLSSYRFFVGRMRELQPNRGVVPYDLNTQLFSDYTNKHRFVYLPPGTKAHYDSQAAFDFPVGTVIIKNFAYPYDMRAPHAGERLLETRLLVRREDGWIGLPYVWNAEETEARLRVLGTPLRVSAIQQDGQERTFDYNVPNANQCKECHRESFKNTGPIGTKARNLNKTFNYPSGPENQLTYWTRIGILQGAPVDPETVPRAAVLEDPSTGTVEERARTYLDVNCAHCHNPAGAARTTGLYLGISETEPLRLGICKSPVAAGRGTGGFRYDIEPGKPDQSILLFRMISLDPGIAMPELGRRRVHEEAIEVIREWIASLPGDCSAQ, encoded by the coding sequence ATGTCGTGTTCAAAGTGGCGGTGTTTGCTTTTGATTGGGCTGCTGCTGGCCGGAGCGGGGTGCGGGAGCGACGGAGAACCTGCTGGTCCCGTAGGCGTTCCGGGAGGAGCAAACGCATGTGGCGAGCGCTGCGTGATTTTGTCTCCTGGAGATGACGACCTGGAAACGATTCAGCGTGCGCTCATCGAAGCGCGGCCGGGCGATACGATTTTGCTCCGCGCCGGGAGGTATAACCTCACTGGCCAGCTTTCGCTGGACGTGGACAATGTGACCATTCGTGGAGAGGGGCACGACAAGACCGTTCTGTCCTTCCGGAATCAGGCTGCGGGCGCTGAGGGGTTTCTGGTGACCGCCAATGATTTTACGATTGAGGACCTGGCGCTCGAGGACAGTCCTGGGGATTTGCTCAAAATTCTCGGCGGCAACAACATTACCATTCGTCGAGTGCGCGGGGAGTGGACGCGGGGGCCCAATACGAACAACGGAGCCTACGGCTTTTATCCAATCGAGTGCACCAACGTATTGATCGAGGACTCGGTGGTGCGCGGCGCGTCGGATGCCGGCATTTACGTCGGTCAGTGCCACAATATCATCGTGCGCCGAAACTACGTATACGAAAACGTGGCTGGTATTGAGATCGAGAACTCGACGGACGCGGATGTCTACCAAAACACAGCCACGAGGAATACCGGTGGAATTCTCGTGTTCAACCTGCCGGGATTGCCGTTTATCGATGGCCGACGCACGCGCGTCTTCGACAACGACATTGTCGAAAACAACACCGCCAATTTTGCCGCGCCAGGGACGACGGTGAGTGCGGTACCGAAGGGGACCGGATTGATGATCCTCGCTAACGATGAGGTGCAGGTGTTTGGCAACCGCTTTCGAGGTAACGGCACAAGCCAAGTGCTGATCATCAGTTACAACACCGCGCAAATTATTGGGAACCTGCGCGGCAACGATCCGCGCTACGACAAGTATTCGGAAACGCTGTTCATTTACGACAACACCTACGAAGATGGCGGAGCGGATCCGGATCCCGACACGGGAGCGCTGATCGGTCCGATCACCGGTGTGCCCCTGCCCGACATCTTGATCGACGGTTTCGAGGATCCACGCAAGTACGTGGATGGGAAGTTACCGGATGCGTTGCGGATTTGTGTCCAAGACCCTCAGGCACGCTTGTTCAACGTGGATCTCCCGCGCTTTGGAGGCCGAGCGAGTAGTGACCGAGCGCCCTACGATTGCCGTTTTCCCTTGTTGCCGAAGGTAGTCATCCTGGGCGTAGGTGAGGAAGCGCCCCAACCCTTGCCATTCCCTTCGCCACCACCGGCCACGCCGACGCCGGTTGCGGGCAACGTGGAAACTCGATGTGCCGTCGGTCCGGGAAACGGGGTGAACTTTGACGTGCAGGATGAGCCGTGTGAATTCCTCTCCAGCTATCGCTTCTTTGTTGGCCGGATGCGCGAGTTGCAGCCCAATCGGGGCGTGGTGCCGTACGACCTCAACACACAACTCTTCTCCGACTACACGAACAAACATCGCTTCGTGTACTTGCCCCCTGGCACCAAGGCCCACTACGACTCGCAGGCAGCGTTCGACTTCCCGGTGGGAACCGTGATCATTAAGAACTTTGCCTATCCCTACGACATGAGGGCCCCGCATGCAGGAGAGCGTTTGCTGGAGACGCGTTTGCTCGTGCGGCGCGAAGATGGCTGGATTGGCTTGCCTTATGTGTGGAATGCAGAGGAAACCGAAGCGCGGCTGCGCGTTCTGGGAACGCCGTTGCGTGTGTCAGCCATCCAGCAGGACGGGCAGGAGCGCACGTTTGACTATAACGTTCCGAACGCAAACCAGTGTAAAGAATGCCACCGCGAGAGTTTCAAGAACACGGGCCCAATCGGCACGAAAGCACGAAACCTGAACAAGACGTTCAACTACCCAAGCGGGCCTGAAAATCAGCTTACGTACTGGACGCGGATTGGGATCCTGCAAGGAGCTCCGGTAGATCCAGAGACCGTGCCCCGAGCCGCAGTACTGGAGGACCCGAGCACTGGTACGGTGGAAGAGCGGGCACGAACTTACCTCGATGTGAATTGCGCGCACTGTCACAACCCCGCTGGAGCTGCACGGACGACCGGGCTCTACTTAGGCATCTCGGAAACCGAGCCCTTGCGCTTGGGCATTTGTAAGTCTCCGGTAGCTGCGGGGCGGGGCACGGGTGGGTTCCGTTACGATATTGAACCGGGCAAGCCGGATCAGTCAATCTTGCTGTTCCGGATGATTTCGCTGGACCCGGGTATTGCCATGCCAGAGCTCGGTCGGCGGCGTGTGCACGAGGAGGCCATCGAAGTCATTCGCGAGTGGATTGCTTCTCTGCCGGGTGATTGCTCTGCACAATAA
- the folE gene encoding GTP cyclohydrolase I FolE — protein MAEESRLEQVVAELLRLIGEDPNREGLRKTPARVARALQYLTKGYAEDPKHVINNALFTEDYSEMIVMKDVDFFSLCEHHILPFFGRATIAYIPRHKIVGISKLARLVDVYARRLQVQERMTTQIANTLMEELNPLGVGVVLRAEHLCMRMRGVEKQNSVVVTSAMLGVFRTHQETREEFMTLVNGSR, from the coding sequence ATGGCAGAAGAAAGTCGTTTGGAGCAAGTGGTTGCCGAACTGCTGCGGCTGATCGGAGAAGATCCAAACCGCGAAGGTTTGCGCAAGACCCCGGCTCGGGTGGCGCGAGCGCTCCAATACCTCACAAAGGGCTACGCTGAGGACCCCAAACACGTCATCAACAATGCCCTGTTCACTGAGGATTACTCGGAGATGATTGTCATGAAGGATGTGGACTTTTTTTCGTTGTGCGAGCACCACATCCTGCCGTTTTTTGGTCGAGCCACAATCGCTTACATCCCCCGCCACAAGATTGTTGGGATCAGCAAGCTTGCTCGGTTAGTGGATGTGTATGCCCGGCGCCTGCAAGTGCAGGAGCGCATGACAACACAAATTGCCAATACACTCATGGAGGAGCTCAATCCGCTGGGAGTGGGCGTGGTCCTGCGCGCTGAACATCTCTGTATGCGGATGCGCGGTGTGGAGAAACAAAACTCCGTGGTGGTCACCAGTGCGATGCTGGGTGTCTTCCGGACGCACCAAGAAACGCGCGAAGAGTTCATGACGTTGGTGAACGGATCCCGCTAA
- a CDS encoding SDR family oxidoreductase: protein MMASDRELEQHGVQAPPGAALVTGVASGIGRAVAIRLLHLGWKVAGIDIDDRGTSWAEGEGFARDRWAFAQADVADPRAVDQAAAAVRQQVGRFAGLVHAAGVCTFRPLDLLDPELFDRTMAVHARGAFLCARAVIPDMRALGWGRIVNIASVAGLNGGGRGIAHYAAAKAAIVGFTKALALELGGDGITANVVAPGLIDTPLVRGAGMPQEAILEYARRAPVGRVGQPADVAAAVVYLFSPEASYVTGQVLSPNGGVYL, encoded by the coding sequence ATGATGGCGAGCGATAGAGAGCTGGAGCAGCATGGAGTACAAGCACCGCCGGGTGCGGCGTTGGTTACAGGAGTAGCGTCGGGAATAGGGCGGGCTGTAGCCATCCGTTTGCTGCACTTGGGGTGGAAGGTTGCAGGGATCGACATCGATGATCGAGGCACCTCTTGGGCAGAGGGGGAAGGATTCGCAAGGGACCGTTGGGCATTCGCACAGGCGGATGTCGCCGACCCTCGGGCCGTTGACCAGGCGGCGGCCGCGGTGCGCCAACAAGTGGGTCGTTTTGCCGGCCTCGTGCACGCTGCGGGCGTCTGTACGTTCCGCCCCCTGGATTTATTGGATCCTGAGCTCTTCGACCGCACCATGGCTGTGCACGCGCGGGGGGCGTTCTTGTGTGCGCGTGCTGTCATTCCCGACATGCGAGCATTGGGTTGGGGGCGAATCGTGAACATCGCCTCCGTTGCCGGTTTAAACGGTGGCGGTCGTGGGATCGCTCACTACGCCGCAGCCAAGGCCGCAATTGTGGGCTTCACCAAAGCGCTGGCGCTCGAGCTTGGTGGCGATGGAATCACGGCCAACGTAGTGGCTCCCGGTTTGATCGATACGCCGCTTGTGCGTGGTGCCGGAATGCCGCAAGAAGCGATTTTGGAGTACGCACGCCGGGCTCCGGTTGGCCGGGTGGGCCAGCCAGCGGATGTTGCCGCGGCGGTTGTTTACCTGTTCTCACCCGAGGCGAGTTACGTAACAGGGCAGGTGCTCAGCCCCAACGGTGGCGTGTACCTCTGA
- a CDS encoding phosphotransferase, with product MECVETKARLSTTAIAAAFGLRRVIRVRRLRNSPLGTILLETARGRFVVRRLPPRSDHELKRNAQFLVYMRQHGCPVLAPLTDRNGRYWYGLGPVLWSVHPVREWRLRPLDPNHPPHLRALGESMARYHLAGRGYRKSGETRHTPERLTQLWAAIRPLMPSFLARTTRALDEETEYLAWALDLTKLPRGPLLLDMDPQRFCFQGDRLITVLHCDPDCRGPYIFDLAQAVNRLCFSQGSYDPSRFETLVRAYDAFRLLALLEWDVFPNALRFSAARFLIVGLQRVFLDQTESWAAFESRFHPWFERLRILRREVDGRFGTLRNFMATGYEYRRYQRIREIP from the coding sequence ATGGAATGCGTTGAAACGAAGGCCAGACTCAGCACTACCGCGATTGCCGCAGCATTTGGCCTACGGCGGGTGATTCGGGTTCGGCGACTGCGCAACTCTCCTTTAGGCACCATCTTGCTGGAAACCGCGCGGGGGCGCTTCGTCGTTCGACGGCTCCCGCCGCGCTCGGACCACGAACTCAAGCGCAATGCCCAATTCTTAGTCTACATGCGTCAGCACGGGTGTCCGGTGCTCGCCCCATTGACGGACCGCAACGGCCGCTACTGGTACGGCTTGGGTCCCGTACTGTGGAGCGTACATCCAGTGCGCGAGTGGCGGCTGCGGCCTCTCGACCCAAACCACCCACCGCACCTCCGTGCTCTGGGCGAAAGCATGGCGCGGTACCACCTTGCGGGTAGGGGGTACCGCAAAAGCGGAGAAACGCGGCACACGCCGGAGCGACTTACGCAATTGTGGGCGGCCATACGCCCCTTGATGCCATCGTTTCTCGCTCGAACGACCCGCGCCTTGGATGAAGAAACCGAGTACCTTGCATGGGCCCTCGACCTCACAAAGCTGCCGCGCGGCCCGCTCCTGTTGGATATGGACCCACAGCGATTCTGCTTTCAAGGCGACCGCCTGATCACCGTTCTCCACTGCGACCCCGATTGCCGCGGACCCTACATTTTCGACCTGGCGCAGGCCGTGAACCGTTTGTGCTTTAGTCAGGGATCGTACGACCCTTCGCGCTTCGAAACCCTCGTGCGCGCTTACGATGCCTTCCGTCTCCTCGCTCTGCTCGAGTGGGATGTTTTTCCTAACGCCCTGCGGTTCAGCGCAGCGCGCTTCCTGATCGTCGGGCTTCAGCGCGTTTTCTTAGACCAAACCGAGTCCTGGGCAGCGTTCGAGTCGCGGTTTCACCCATGGTTCGAGCGTCTACGCATCCTCCGCCGCGAGGTCGACGGGCGCTTCGGCACCTTGCGCAATTTCATGGCCACGGGATACGAGTACCGGCGGTACCAACGAATCCGCGAGATTCCGTGA
- a CDS encoding MFS transporter encodes MSTLWGEPLRSWLLLAVGVCAVSAQSASSLAFAVLMKPMTQAWQIDRTTFASAMSLRMLLMVGAMSLAGLATDRFGARTVLASGALIVGTCTLALAWIPSVSWLYPTMALIGPGQAAIGSVAASALVVRHFTKRRGWAVGVLNGGDNLLNAMIPLAIAAILQHRGWQAALLALGGAYLALALIVLATMRADDGRDQHVRAQTSTRQATEPATPWRSFLLLLVVYAGVYAFVTSVQLHLHAHLTDLGFAQAQASQVLSTQLLVGALGAPLVGGISGRWGARPALVGTIAGLTLASVLLWNLHSSAAWFAWAIFYGLVNSGIVALLALLLTELFGAARIGRWLGVAMMVCMGSTMLANVYSAAMFDHFGSYALVWRSYSILMAAVLLPVVVLAMEKRPRAAAL; translated from the coding sequence GTGTCGACGTTGTGGGGCGAGCCCTTGCGCTCCTGGCTCTTGCTCGCTGTTGGGGTGTGTGCCGTCAGCGCCCAGTCCGCTTCCTCGCTCGCCTTCGCCGTGCTGATGAAGCCTATGACCCAGGCATGGCAGATCGACCGCACCACGTTCGCCTCGGCAATGAGCCTACGCATGCTTCTCATGGTGGGCGCGATGAGCCTTGCTGGGCTCGCCACAGACCGGTTTGGGGCACGGACCGTGCTCGCCAGCGGCGCGCTAATCGTGGGAACGTGCACGCTCGCGTTGGCGTGGATTCCGTCGGTGTCGTGGCTGTACCCCACCATGGCGCTCATCGGGCCGGGGCAAGCAGCGATCGGCTCGGTTGCAGCTTCAGCCTTAGTCGTCCGCCACTTCACCAAGCGGCGCGGATGGGCTGTCGGCGTGCTCAACGGTGGGGACAACTTGCTAAACGCGATGATCCCCCTGGCCATCGCGGCAATTCTCCAGCACCGTGGTTGGCAAGCCGCGCTCTTGGCGTTGGGAGGGGCCTACCTCGCCCTTGCTCTAATCGTGCTCGCCACCATGCGCGCAGATGACGGCCGCGACCAACACGTCCGTGCTCAAACCTCAACCCGCCAAGCAACAGAACCGGCCACTCCTTGGCGCTCGTTTCTACTTTTACTCGTGGTCTACGCCGGCGTGTACGCCTTCGTGACCTCTGTGCAGCTTCACTTGCACGCGCACCTCACCGACCTCGGGTTTGCCCAGGCTCAAGCCTCGCAAGTCTTGAGTACGCAGCTTCTTGTCGGTGCCCTCGGCGCGCCGCTCGTTGGCGGCATCTCGGGCCGCTGGGGTGCTCGCCCCGCACTCGTAGGCACCATCGCCGGGTTGACGCTCGCTTCCGTCCTCCTGTGGAACTTACACAGCTCCGCTGCCTGGTTCGCGTGGGCAATCTTCTACGGACTCGTCAACAGTGGCATCGTAGCGCTTCTCGCCCTGCTTCTAACCGAACTCTTCGGCGCCGCCCGCATCGGCCGATGGCTTGGGGTGGCCATGATGGTGTGCATGGGCAGCACCATGCTGGCAAATGTGTACTCCGCCGCCATGTTCGACCACTTCGGCAGCTACGCGTTGGTGTGGAGGAGTTACTCCATTTTGATGGCGGCGGTATTACTGCCCGTCGTCGTGCTCGCCATGGAGAAACGGCCCCGAGCGGCTGCGCTTTAG
- a CDS encoding SDR family oxidoreductase, with translation MLLAQKVVLVSGVGPGLGRSVALACAREGARVALAARNREYLEEVAGEISLRGGQAVALPADIASSSACTDLVEAVIDKFGRIDVLVNNAFRGGVEPRFEEVDLQQWREVFEVNVFGSLQLTQSVVPHMRKQGGGSIIFVNSMSARVIEPGMGGYAASKGALLIAARTLAKELGPYGIRVNSIVPGYIWSEKLAGYFRWLAKQQNRTFEEVRDDIASRTCLNHIPDSDEVADTVVFFASDLSRAVTGQALDVNAGHYFD, from the coding sequence ATGTTGCTCGCGCAAAAGGTCGTGCTGGTATCGGGTGTCGGGCCAGGTCTCGGGCGCAGCGTTGCGCTTGCCTGCGCGCGTGAAGGGGCGCGTGTGGCGTTGGCGGCCCGCAACCGGGAATACCTCGAAGAGGTTGCTGGTGAAATCAGTCTGCGCGGCGGGCAGGCTGTGGCGCTACCGGCGGACATTGCGTCATCTTCGGCGTGCACCGACCTGGTGGAAGCAGTGATCGACAAATTCGGGCGCATTGACGTGCTGGTCAACAATGCCTTCCGTGGCGGCGTGGAACCCCGTTTCGAAGAAGTCGATTTGCAGCAGTGGCGGGAGGTGTTCGAAGTCAATGTGTTCGGGTCGTTGCAGCTCACGCAGAGCGTGGTGCCACACATGCGCAAACAAGGCGGGGGCTCGATCATCTTCGTCAACTCGATGTCAGCCCGGGTGATTGAGCCGGGCATGGGTGGCTACGCAGCATCCAAGGGCGCTCTATTGATCGCAGCCCGCACACTCGCGAAAGAACTCGGGCCTTACGGCATCCGGGTGAACTCGATCGTACCCGGCTACATTTGGAGCGAAAAGCTCGCCGGCTATTTCCGCTGGTTAGCAAAGCAACAAAATCGCACCTTCGAGGAAGTGCGCGACGACATCGCTAGCCGCACTTGCTTAAATCACATTCCCGACTCGGATGAAGTGGCGGACACCGTTGTGTTCTTCGCCTCCGATTTGTCGCGTGCTGTCACTGGCCAAGCCCTCGATGTCAATGCGGGGCACTACTTCGACTGA
- the serA gene encoding phosphoglycerate dehydrogenase: MYRVLVADKLAKPGLDILRACPEIEVEETASLKPAELRTKIRPFHGLIVRSGTTVTADVIAAAENLKVIGRAGIGVDNIDVEAATKHGIVVMNTPAGNNVTTAEHTISMMLALARLIPQATASMKAGKWEKSKFVGSEVFNKTLGIIGLGNIGSLVAERALGLKMKVLAYDPFISREAAQRLGVELAPFEDVLERSDFITIHTPLTNETRGLVGRSAFARMKPGVRLINCARGGIVDEEALHDAITAGKVAGAALDVFAQEPPPPDHPLLKLDQVICTPHLGAATEEAQINVAVAIAQQVVNYLTRGVIQDAVNVPSMSPELLQVLSPYLTLAEKLGSLQGQMLTQAPRELAIEYAGEIAEYDVKALTLAILRGLLNRVLESSVVNYVNAATIARERGIRVVEAKTAQPKGFSNLITVAATTESSVNVVAGAVFGQKVVRLVRINNFFLDADPEGYILMLHNRDVPGVVGAVGTLLGEAKINIARLELGREHVGGLAVSLVHVDDPVPPAILEKLRQLPNIISAVLIKL, encoded by the coding sequence ATGTATCGCGTCTTAGTTGCTGACAAATTGGCAAAGCCGGGGCTGGACATTCTTCGCGCTTGCCCGGAAATCGAGGTCGAGGAGACGGCGAGCCTAAAGCCCGCAGAATTGCGCACCAAGATCAGGCCTTTCCACGGCTTGATTGTCCGCAGCGGAACAACAGTGACGGCTGACGTCATTGCGGCCGCTGAGAACCTCAAGGTGATTGGCCGCGCCGGAATCGGTGTGGACAACATCGACGTCGAAGCGGCAACGAAACACGGCATTGTGGTGATGAACACGCCAGCGGGCAACAACGTCACCACCGCCGAGCACACGATCAGTATGATGCTCGCGCTGGCCCGACTGATCCCCCAAGCGACGGCGTCGATGAAGGCTGGCAAGTGGGAGAAAAGCAAGTTCGTTGGCTCCGAGGTGTTCAATAAAACTCTCGGCATTATCGGCCTCGGCAACATTGGGAGCCTGGTTGCCGAGCGTGCGCTCGGTCTCAAGATGAAAGTGCTCGCCTACGATCCGTTTATCTCGCGGGAGGCTGCGCAGCGACTCGGGGTGGAACTTGCCCCCTTCGAAGATGTTCTTGAGCGATCCGACTTCATCACCATTCACACGCCGCTGACCAACGAAACCCGCGGGCTCGTCGGCCGCAGCGCTTTTGCCCGGATGAAGCCGGGAGTACGCCTCATCAATTGCGCGCGCGGCGGCATCGTCGACGAGGAGGCACTGCACGACGCGATCACCGCGGGCAAAGTCGCTGGCGCCGCTCTCGATGTCTTTGCGCAAGAGCCACCCCCACCGGACCATCCACTCCTCAAGCTCGATCAGGTCATTTGCACGCCCCACCTCGGTGCAGCGACGGAAGAGGCCCAGATCAATGTTGCGGTGGCGATTGCGCAACAAGTGGTAAACTACCTCACCCGCGGGGTGATTCAGGACGCGGTGAATGTTCCGTCGATGAGCCCCGAGCTGCTGCAAGTGCTGTCCCCGTATTTGACTCTGGCGGAAAAACTCGGCAGCCTGCAGGGGCAAATGCTCACCCAGGCGCCGAGGGAACTCGCCATCGAGTATGCGGGGGAGATTGCCGAATACGACGTGAAAGCGTTGACGTTGGCGATCCTGCGCGGGCTCCTCAATCGTGTGCTTGAGTCGAGCGTGGTCAACTATGTAAATGCGGCAACCATCGCGCGCGAGCGCGGAATTCGCGTGGTAGAAGCAAAGACGGCCCAACCCAAGGGTTTTTCCAACCTCATTACGGTAGCGGCGACGACTGAAAGCAGCGTCAACGTGGTTGCGGGCGCCGTGTTCGGCCAAAAGGTGGTCCGCCTCGTGCGCATCAACAATTTCTTCCTCGATGCCGATCCTGAGGGGTACATCTTGATGTTGCACAATCGCGACGTTCCTGGAGTGGTCGGAGCTGTGGGAACGTTGCTCGGTGAGGCCAAAATCAACATTGCGCGCCTTGAACTTGGCCGCGAGCACGTGGGTGGTCTGGCCGTTTCCTTGGTTCACGTAGACGACCCCGTGCCCCCAGCCATCCTCGAGAAACTCCGGCAACTCCCTAACATTATCTCGGCCGTACTCATTAAACTCTGA
- a CDS encoding alanine--glyoxylate aminotransferase family protein, producing MMKHYLLAPGPTPVPARVLLAMAQPIIHHRTPQFSEIFAQAKAGLKWLFQTEQDVLMLASSGTGAMEAAVTNLFSPGEEVLVVNGGKFGERWAKIAGRYGLTVHELRVEWGKAVEPAEVARTLERHPAIRGLFVQASETSTTVCHPVAELAALTCNRDTLLIVDGITAVGVYDLPMDRLGIDVLVTGSQKALMLPPGLAFIALSERAWERTKTAKLPRFYFDLVKERENLAKDTTAWTPAISLIIGLREALAMLREEGLQQAFARQARQAEATRAAARALNLQLVAPEHPSPATTGIYVPPELPGGKLVAYLRDRMGVTFAGGQDQFKGKIVRIAHLGFIDAFDTIVAIGALEMALKKFGYSIELGRGVGAAQQVLMQGLPE from the coding sequence ATGATGAAGCATTACTTGCTCGCACCCGGACCTACACCCGTTCCTGCGCGCGTACTTCTGGCCATGGCGCAACCCATCATCCACCATCGCACGCCGCAATTCAGCGAGATATTTGCGCAGGCAAAAGCAGGATTGAAGTGGCTCTTCCAAACCGAGCAAGACGTTCTCATGCTGGCTTCCTCGGGCACCGGTGCCATGGAGGCGGCTGTGACCAACCTGTTCTCCCCCGGCGAAGAAGTCTTGGTGGTCAATGGCGGCAAGTTCGGCGAGCGCTGGGCGAAAATCGCAGGGCGGTACGGCCTTACGGTACACGAGCTCCGCGTGGAGTGGGGCAAGGCGGTCGAGCCCGCAGAGGTGGCCCGCACTTTAGAGCGGCACCCTGCCATTCGCGGTTTATTTGTCCAAGCAAGTGAGACTTCTACGACGGTGTGCCATCCCGTAGCCGAACTTGCAGCCCTCACTTGCAATCGGGACACCCTGCTCATTGTCGATGGAATCACCGCAGTCGGAGTGTACGACCTACCGATGGACCGGCTGGGCATTGACGTTCTCGTCACCGGTTCACAAAAGGCACTGATGTTACCGCCTGGTCTTGCTTTCATTGCCCTCAGTGAACGAGCCTGGGAACGAACGAAAACCGCCAAACTCCCGCGCTTTTATTTCGACTTGGTCAAGGAGCGAGAAAATCTCGCCAAAGACACGACGGCGTGGACACCAGCCATCTCCCTCATTATCGGGCTGCGCGAAGCGCTGGCCATGCTGCGCGAAGAAGGGCTCCAACAGGCCTTCGCGCGCCAGGCGCGGCAGGCAGAAGCGACTCGCGCCGCAGCTCGAGCACTGAACCTCCAGCTTGTTGCGCCCGAGCACCCAAGCCCGGCCACCACTGGGATTTATGTTCCGCCTGAGCTTCCGGGAGGGAAACTCGTGGCGTACTTGCGCGACCGCATGGGGGTCACGTTTGCTGGAGGCCAAGACCAGTTTAAAGGCAAGATCGTGCGCATTGCGCACTTGGGCTTCATTGACGCCTTCGATACCATTGTTGCGATTGGGGCATTGGAAATGGCGCTGAAGAAGTTTGGTTACTCGATCGAACTTGGCCGTGGTGTTGGCGCCGCCCAACAAGTGTTGATGCAAGGCCTACCGGAGTGA
- a CDS encoding adenylosuccinate synthase, with translation MPAVVVVGAQWGDEGKGKVVDILAEHADVIARYQGGNNAGHTLVVGGEKTVLHLVPSGVLHPGKVCVIGNGVVVDPAVLLEEIARLRQRGYLLEDHLLKISDRAHLVMPYHRAIDLARERLRGEGRIGTTGRGIGPTYEDKMARIGIRFADLLDEASFTELLRSTLAEKNAYIRALLREEPFAFEAIHEQYVRYREQLGKYVTDVSVYLAQALAKGQRLLLEGGQGTMLDVDHGTYPFVTSSNTVASAACTGVGIPPSRISCVVGIVKAYTTRVGSGPFPTELNDTIGEKLRQDGDEFGATTGRPRRCGWFDAVVVRHAVRINGIQGLALTKIDVLTGVDPIRICVAYECNGNRYEHFPASMHVLRNARPVYEEHPGWQEPLSNARTIEDLPRNARRYIQRLEELTETPMYLISVGANRNETILLRNPFHL, from the coding sequence ATGCCAGCAGTTGTTGTTGTTGGAGCCCAGTGGGGCGACGAAGGCAAAGGCAAAGTCGTCGACATCCTCGCTGAACACGCTGACGTCATCGCCCGCTATCAGGGTGGGAATAATGCAGGGCACACCCTAGTTGTGGGTGGCGAGAAAACGGTGCTCCATTTGGTGCCCTCGGGTGTGCTGCATCCCGGCAAAGTCTGCGTTATCGGCAACGGAGTGGTGGTCGACCCCGCTGTGCTGTTGGAAGAGATCGCTCGCTTACGACAGCGCGGCTACCTACTCGAAGATCACTTGTTGAAGATCAGCGACCGCGCGCACTTGGTCATGCCGTACCACCGCGCCATCGATCTGGCGCGCGAGCGCTTGCGCGGCGAGGGGCGAATTGGCACGACGGGCCGCGGGATCGGTCCGACTTACGAAGACAAAATGGCACGGATCGGCATCCGCTTCGCCGATCTCCTGGACGAAGCGTCGTTCACCGAGCTTTTACGCTCCACGCTGGCTGAAAAGAACGCCTACATCCGCGCCCTGCTCCGCGAGGAGCCCTTCGCGTTCGAGGCCATCCACGAACAGTATGTGCGCTACCGAGAGCAGCTCGGAAAGTATGTGACCGACGTGAGCGTGTACTTGGCTCAAGCGTTAGCGAAAGGGCAACGTTTGCTGCTCGAAGGTGGGCAAGGCACGATGCTGGACGTGGATCACGGAACTTATCCCTTTGTCACCTCGTCCAACACCGTTGCGAGCGCGGCATGTACCGGCGTGGGAATCCCGCCGAGCCGGATTTCCTGCGTGGTGGGAATTGTGAAGGCCTACACCACCCGAGTGGGCAGCGGCCCCTTCCCCACCGAGCTCAACGACACCATTGGCGAGAAACTCCGGCAAGACGGCGATGAGTTCGGTGCCACCACGGGACGGCCGCGCCGTTGTGGCTGGTTCGACGCCGTGGTGGTGCGTCATGCCGTGCGCATCAACGGCATTCAAGGCCTTGCATTGACGAAGATCGACGTGCTCACCGGCGTCGATCCCATCCGCATTTGTGTCGCCTACGAGTGCAACGGCAACCGCTATGAGCACTTCCCCGCGAGCATGCACGTGCTTCGGAACGCGCGGCCGGTTTACGAGGAGCATCCGGGTTGGCAAGAACCTTTGAGCAACGCACGCACCATCGAAGATCTGCCGCGCAATGCCCGGCGCTACATCCAGCGCTTGGAGGAACTCACGGAGACCCCGATGTACCTGATCTCCGTCGGAGCAAACCGTAACGAAACGATCCTGCTCCGGAACCCGTTCCACTTATAA